Below is a window of Rodentibacter sp. JRC1 DNA.
TGGCTAAACCCAATTGCACATTAGAAGATGCGGTGGAAAATATTGATATTGGCGGTCCGACAATGGTGCGTTCTGCGGCGAAAAACCATAAAGATGTTGCGATTGTGGTAAATAATAATGATTTCAACGCAATTCTTGCTGAAATGGATCAACACCAAAATAGTCTTACTTTAGAAACCCGCTTTGATCTTGCTATTAAAGCCTTTGAACATACTGCTCAATATGATTCAATGATCGCCAATTATTTCGGTAAGCTCGTGAAGCCTTATTATACGGCTGACGAAGAAGATGCAAATGCGAAGTGCGGTCAATTTCCACGGACTTTTAATCTTAACTTTATTCGTAAACAAACGATGCGTTACGGTGAAAATGCTCACCAAAATGCAGCATTTTATGTTGAACAAAATGTACAAGAAGCTTGCGTTTCCACGGCTAAACAATTACAAGGTAAAGCCCTTTCTTATAATAATATCGCCGACACTGATGCCGCCCTTGAATGCGTAAAAGAATTTAGCGAACCTGCTTGCGTGATCGTCAAGCACGCTAATCCGTGCGGTGTAGCACTGGGTAAAGATATTTTAGAAGCCTATAACCGTGCTTATCAAACCGATCCAACCTCTGCCTTTGGTGGCATTATTGCCTTTAATCGTGAGTTAGACGAACAAACCGCAAATGAAATTGTAGAACGCCAATTTGTCGAAGTGATTATCGCTCCGAAAGTCAGTAAACAAGCCGCTAATGTGATTGCGAAAAAGAAAAATGTTCGCTTACTTGAATGCGGCGAATGGCAACAACGTACTCAACGTTTAGATTTTAAACGTGTGAACGGTGGCTTGTTGGTCCAAGATGCGGATTTAGGCATGGTGGATTTGGGGGACTTAAAAGTTGTCAGCAAACGCCAGCCGACGGAACAGGAATTACAAGACTTATTATTTTGTTGGAAAGTGGCAAAATTTGTGAAATCTAACGCTATTGTTTATGCCAAAAATAATCAAACTATCGGCATTGGAGCAGGGCAAATGAGCCGTGTTTATTCCGCTAAAATTGCAGGGATTAAAGCTCAAGACGAAGGCTTAGAAGTGGCTGGCTGTGTAATGGCATCTGATGCGTTTTTCCCATTCCGCGATGGCATTGATGCAGCAGCGAAGGTCGGTATCCAATGTGTGATTCACCCGGGTGGTTCAATGCGTGATCAAGAAGTGATCGACGCTGCCGATGAGCATAATATGGTAATGGTATTAACGGGAATGCGTCATTTCCGTCATTAATTGGTATAATCATGGGGCAGCATATCTGCCCCTCATTTATTCTCTTTATCTTAAAATTTATTACCAATTATTTATTTTAGAGGAATCCAATGTTTAAGAATGTTTTAAATAGGATTTTTTATCCATTAATATTTTCTTTGATTTTATTTTGTACAGAAATCTTATATCGCAAGATTTTTAATACTGCTGACTTAGATAAGTATGTTGAAACCTATTTCTTTATTTTAGCCATTGTTAGTATTTTTTATTTTTCAAAATATAAACTCACAAAGTTCTTAATTGCCACTTTTTTCACTTTGAGTATTATGGGGAATTCAGTTCATTATCAGGTATACCAAAGTTGGTTAAATGGTGTGAATATGTTCCTTTTCCTAAAGGAATTTACTGAAGTAAAAAATGCAGGAATATCAATGATTCAAGATATTCTTCCTCATTTTTTGTTTAGTTTCCTTGAAATTTTAATATTTCTTTCAATTTTATTTTTTAATAAACATAAAAAATCACCTACAGCCGATTTCTTATTTTTCTCTTTAATTATTTATATTTCTGTACGGGCTTTTCGTACAAGTACATTAGAACACTATATTTCTCCTAATCCTGGTTATTCTAGAGTGAAAGTTGGCTACTTATCTACAGGATATTTTCTAGGAAGAGTTTTACCCTATGAAATATTTTCACTAAGCGATATTCCGCTATATCATAAAGATAAACCGGAAATTGTAAGCGTACCTGAAATTGATAATATTATTTTAATTGTTGGAGAAAGTGTTGCAGCAAGCCATTTAAATGTATTAGGATATGAACGAGAGACAACACCTTATCTAAATAAAATAAAAGATCAAGTTCTTATTAAACCTACTTATTCTTCAGGATTATTCACAGCCGTTGCATTGCCTAGCTTTTTTAACGCAATTCCTTATCCAAATGGACTGGAACAAATATTAAAAGGTAATACAAATTTATTTCGTTTAGCAAAAGAGCGGAGATATAAAACCTACTTTTATTCAGCTCAGCCGGAAGATGAAATGGCAATGATGAATTTTTTAGGTCAGGCTTGGATTGATGAACAAAAATTTCCTACTCAATTAGGCTATAAAAAGAAAGAGGGAATGGCTGATGAAAAATTATTAGATTTTTTACCGCACTTTGATTTAACAAATAATAAAAATTTTATTGTTTTACATCACAGAGGTTCCCACCTTCCCTATGGTTATTATTTAGATGAAAATGATAAACCATTTGGTGAAAAAACAACAATTGATAAATATGATAATACGATTTTAAAATTTGATCAGTTTTATCAAACTGTATTTGAATATTTGAAAAAACAAACTAATCAAGGAAATTATCTCTTAATTTATATTTCAGATCATGGACAAAAAGTATTGCCAGATGGTAATCGTCCAGGAACATTTGATGAGGATAATTATATTGTTCCATTAGTAGTTTATTCAAATAATCCTAAGCTACATCAGAAAATTATTAATGAGTTTAATAAGTGTGAAATTTCTTCACATAATCAGATTGCCACTTTTTTGATTCAAACAATGGGTTATAAAATGGATATACAATCCTGCTATAATGCGGTTGTAAATAGTAATGTTTTGACTGGGGACGCAGGTTATTTAAAAATAAATAATGGAATAAAACAATTTATTCTTCCAAATCAAAAGTAATAATTTAGGAAATAACAATGAACATTTTAATTATTGGAAACGGCGGACGTGAACACGCCTTGGCCTGGAAAGCCGCTCAATCACCATTAGCCGATAAAGTTTTTGTTGCTCCCGGCAATGCAGGTACGGCATTAGAGGCTAAAGTAGAAAATGTGGCTATTTCAGCAACAGATGTTTCAGCTTTAGTTAAATTTGCTCAAGAGAATCAAATCGGTTTAACCATTGTCGGCCCTGAAGCACCTTTAGTCATTGGTGTGGTCGATGCTTTCCGTGCGGCAGGACTTAAAATTTTTGGCCCGACTCAAGCGGCCGCTCAACTTGAAGGTTCTAAAGCCTTTACCAAAGATTTCTTAGCTCGTCATCAAATTCCTACGGCTGAATATCAAAACTTTACAGAAATCGAACCAGCACTAGCTTATCTGCGTGAAAAAGGTGCACCAATTGTGGTGAAAGCCGACGGATTGGCGGCAGGAAAAGGCGTTATTGTTGCGATGACATTACAAGAGGCGGAAGAAGCCGTACGTGATATGCTATCAGGCAATGCCTTTGGCGAAGCAGGGAGCCGTGTTGTGATTGAAGAATTTTTAGACGGTGAAGAAGCCAGTTTTATCGTGATGGTGGATGGCAAAAATGTTGAGCCAATGGCAACCAGCCAAGATCATAAACGTGTGGGCGAAAATGACACGGGCTTAAATACAGGGGGAATGGGAGCTTATTCCCCCGCTCCTGTGGTAACACCCGATATTCATCGACGCATAATGCAAGAAGTGATTTATCCAACCGTCAATGGAATGGCCGCAGAAGGAAACACTTACACAGGTTTTCTCTATGCAGGTTTAATGATTATGCCAAACGGTCAGCCGAAAGTGATCGAATTTAACTGCCGTTTTGGCGATCCTGAAACTCAGCCGATTATGATGCGTTTACAATCTGATCTAGTGGAACTCTGCCTTGCCGCTTGTGATGGCAAATTAGATAGCAAAAAATCTCAATGGTGCGAACAAGCTGCATTAGGTATCGTATTAGCAGCGGAAGGCTATCCTGCCGATTATCGTAAAGGCGATGAAATCACAGGAATTCCAACAGAAAGTGCGGTCAAAAATCAAAAAGTTTTTTTAGCCGGTGTTGAACACAAAGAGGGGAAATTACTCACTAACGGTGGACGTGTCCTTTGTGCCACGGCACTAGGAAATTCCGTATTTGAGGCACAACAGCAAGCCTTTGCCCTCGCTGAACAAATCCAATGGAAAGGTAGATTTTACCGTCGAGATATTGGTTATCGTGCCGTTGTACGTGAGCAACAAAATAACCGAAAATGATATTGATTCGATAATAATGAATTAAGTTCATAATTAAAATGAAAATTATGAACTTAATTTTGATTAAACTTTAATCCATAAACGGGTAAACTGCCCACCTACAGATCACATTAACAGGAGAACACGATGTTTAGTAAAAAAATGACGATTGCCGATTATGATCCGGTATTATGGCAGGCGATTTTAGATGAAAATTGCCGCCAAGAAGAACATATTGAATTAATTGCTTCTGAAAACTATGCCAGTCCACGTGTGATGGAAGCGCAAGGTTCACAATTTACCAATAAATATGCGGAAGGCTATCCGGGTAAGCGTTATTACGGCGGTTGTGAGTATGCGGACATTGTGGAGCAGCTTGCGATTGATCGTGCAAAAGAATTGTTTGGAGCGGATTACGCAAACGTGCAACCGCATTCGGGTTCACAGGCGAACGCAGCGGTGTACGGTGCGTTAATTAATGCCGGCGATACGATCTTAGGAATGGATTTGGCACACGGTGGGCATTTAACTCACGGTGCGAAAGTGAGCTTCTCCGGTAAAATTTATAATTCTGTGTTATACGGTATCACAGCTGATGGTTTAATTGATTATGAAGATGTTCGTCAAAAAGCATTAGAATGCAAACCCAAAATGATCGTGGCAGGTTTCTCTGCTTATTCACAAGTGGTAGATTGGGCTAAAATGCGTGAAATTGCGGATGAAGTGGGTGCATATTTATTCGTAGATATGGCACACGTGGCAGGGTTGATCGCAGCAGGGCTATATCCAAATCCGTTACCACATGCACACGTGGTAACCACAACTACACATAAAACCTTAGGCGGGCCTCGTGGTGGTTTAATCCTTTCCTCTTGTGGTGATGAGGAAATTTACAAAAAACTTCAATCTTCCGTGTTCCCGGCAAATCAAGGTGGTCCGTTAGTTCACATTATTGCAGCGAAAGCCGTTTGCTTTAAAGAAGCATTAGAGCCTGAATATAAAGTTTATCAAGCCAATGTGATTAAGAATGCGAAAGCGATGGTGGAGGTGTTCAAACAACGTGGTTTTGATGTTGTGTCAAACGGTACTGAAAACCACTTGTTCTTAGTTAGTTTTATCAAACAAGGTCTGACCGGTAAAGCGGCAGATGCGGCATTAGGCAAAGCGAATATCACGGTGAATAAAAACTCCGTACCGAATGATCCGCAAAAACCATTTGTGACTTCCGGTATTCGTGTAGGCACACCTTCGGTAACGCGCCGCGGATTTACCGAGCAAGATTGCCGTGAACTAGCAGGCTGGATGTGTGATGTATTAGATGCGCTTGGTAAAGAAAATGAAGAACAAGTGATCGCAACAACCAAAGAAAAAGTCTTAGCGATTTGTAAACGCCTTCCTGTTTACTCCGCATGATAATTTTTTGGGTATTAATGATATGGTTAGCGGCGGTGAATATCGCCGCTTATTTTTTGGTATGGAAAGATAAAATGCTCGCCATACGGCATAAGTGGCGTATTTCGGAAAATACCTTTTTCCTCTTGATTTTTCTTGGTGGGTTTATGGGGGCGCATTGTGCTATGCAGCGATTTCGTCATAAAACGAAACATTTCACCTTTAAATTCGCCGTCGTCGCCTGCGCATTCCTTTGGGTGGTGGGATTACCTTATTTACTGCTTTATTGGTATAAAGTGCGGTAGGTTTTCTCATTATTTGTAGCTGCACATCATAGATAGGGTGACGTTAGGCGAAGCCGTAACGCACCATTAACAATGGTTTAATAATAAAATGGTGCGTTAAGTAAGCTTACGCACCCTACCCAAAATACATTTAGACTTAATAATTAATTTTCATTTTACCCAACGTAAGCGTAAGTGGTCATATACCCAGTTAAATACCAAAGCATAGAACGTAATTAATAATGTTAATGCAATATCTGCCATAAAAGCTTGCCATAAAGTTAAATCCAGCAAATAAGCGATGGCGGGGATAGTGAAAATTAAAAGACCGCCTTCAAAAGCCAAGGTATGAGCAACACGCAAACCAAAGCTACGTTCTTCTCGCTTGCCGGTAAAAATTTTATCGAAAAAATAATTAAAGACGAAATTCCACAACATTGCCATAATAGCCATTACGGCTCCCGTACCTACCGCTGCACCAACTTTTACATCACTAAAAAGTAATACGGCTAACGTGCTA
It encodes the following:
- the purH gene encoding bifunctional phosphoribosylaminoimidazolecarboxamide formyltransferase/IMP cyclohydrolase — its product is MTDRPIRQALLSVSDKTGIVEFAQGLVQRGVKLLSTGGTAKLLEQNGLPVTEVSDYTGFPEMMDGRVKTLHPKVHGGILGRRGTDDAVMQQHGIDGIDMVVVNLYPFAATVAKPNCTLEDAVENIDIGGPTMVRSAAKNHKDVAIVVNNNDFNAILAEMDQHQNSLTLETRFDLAIKAFEHTAQYDSMIANYFGKLVKPYYTADEEDANAKCGQFPRTFNLNFIRKQTMRYGENAHQNAAFYVEQNVQEACVSTAKQLQGKALSYNNIADTDAALECVKEFSEPACVIVKHANPCGVALGKDILEAYNRAYQTDPTSAFGGIIAFNRELDEQTANEIVERQFVEVIIAPKVSKQAANVIAKKKNVRLLECGEWQQRTQRLDFKRVNGGLLVQDADLGMVDLGDLKVVSKRQPTEQELQDLLFCWKVAKFVKSNAIVYAKNNQTIGIGAGQMSRVYSAKIAGIKAQDEGLEVAGCVMASDAFFPFRDGIDAAAKVGIQCVIHPGGSMRDQEVIDAADEHNMVMVLTGMRHFRH
- a CDS encoding phosphoethanolamine transferase, which encodes MFKNVLNRIFYPLIFSLILFCTEILYRKIFNTADLDKYVETYFFILAIVSIFYFSKYKLTKFLIATFFTLSIMGNSVHYQVYQSWLNGVNMFLFLKEFTEVKNAGISMIQDILPHFLFSFLEILIFLSILFFNKHKKSPTADFLFFSLIIYISVRAFRTSTLEHYISPNPGYSRVKVGYLSTGYFLGRVLPYEIFSLSDIPLYHKDKPEIVSVPEIDNIILIVGESVAASHLNVLGYERETTPYLNKIKDQVLIKPTYSSGLFTAVALPSFFNAIPYPNGLEQILKGNTNLFRLAKERRYKTYFYSAQPEDEMAMMNFLGQAWIDEQKFPTQLGYKKKEGMADEKLLDFLPHFDLTNNKNFIVLHHRGSHLPYGYYLDENDKPFGEKTTIDKYDNTILKFDQFYQTVFEYLKKQTNQGNYLLIYISDHGQKVLPDGNRPGTFDEDNYIVPLVVYSNNPKLHQKIINEFNKCEISSHNQIATFLIQTMGYKMDIQSCYNAVVNSNVLTGDAGYLKINNGIKQFILPNQK
- the purD gene encoding phosphoribosylamine--glycine ligase, producing MNILIIGNGGREHALAWKAAQSPLADKVFVAPGNAGTALEAKVENVAISATDVSALVKFAQENQIGLTIVGPEAPLVIGVVDAFRAAGLKIFGPTQAAAQLEGSKAFTKDFLARHQIPTAEYQNFTEIEPALAYLREKGAPIVVKADGLAAGKGVIVAMTLQEAEEAVRDMLSGNAFGEAGSRVVIEEFLDGEEASFIVMVDGKNVEPMATSQDHKRVGENDTGLNTGGMGAYSPAPVVTPDIHRRIMQEVIYPTVNGMAAEGNTYTGFLYAGLMIMPNGQPKVIEFNCRFGDPETQPIMMRLQSDLVELCLAACDGKLDSKKSQWCEQAALGIVLAAEGYPADYRKGDEITGIPTESAVKNQKVFLAGVEHKEGKLLTNGGRVLCATALGNSVFEAQQQAFALAEQIQWKGRFYRRDIGYRAVVREQQNNRK
- the glyA gene encoding serine hydroxymethyltransferase → MFSKKMTIADYDPVLWQAILDENCRQEEHIELIASENYASPRVMEAQGSQFTNKYAEGYPGKRYYGGCEYADIVEQLAIDRAKELFGADYANVQPHSGSQANAAVYGALINAGDTILGMDLAHGGHLTHGAKVSFSGKIYNSVLYGITADGLIDYEDVRQKALECKPKMIVAGFSAYSQVVDWAKMREIADEVGAYLFVDMAHVAGLIAAGLYPNPLPHAHVVTTTTHKTLGGPRGGLILSSCGDEEIYKKLQSSVFPANQGGPLVHIIAAKAVCFKEALEPEYKVYQANVIKNAKAMVEVFKQRGFDVVSNGTENHLFLVSFIKQGLTGKAADAALGKANITVNKNSVPNDPQKPFVTSGIRVGTPSVTRRGFTEQDCRELAGWMCDVLDALGKENEEQVIATTKEKVLAICKRLPVYSA
- a CDS encoding DUF1294 domain-containing protein — protein: MIIFWVLMIWLAAVNIAAYFLVWKDKMLAIRHKWRISENTFFLLIFLGGFMGAHCAMQRFRHKTKHFTFKFAVVACAFLWVVGLPYLLLYWYKVR
- a CDS encoding PACE efflux transporter, which encodes MSLLERVFHSILFELGAIAISTLAVLLFSDVKVGAAVGTGAVMAIMAMLWNFVFNYFFDKIFTGKREERSFGLRVAHTLAFEGGLLIFTIPAIAYLLDLTLWQAFMADIALTLLITFYALVFNWVYDHLRLRWVK